A stretch of the Streptococcus suis genome encodes the following:
- the obgE gene encoding GTPase ObgE: MSMFLDTAKIKVKAGKGGDGMVAFRREKYVPNGGPWGGDGGHGGNVIFVVDEGLRTLMDFRYNRRFKADDGEKGMTKGMHGRGAEDLIVRVPQGTTVRDADTGKIITDLVENGQEFVIAHGGRGGRGNIRFATPKNPAPEISENGEPGEERNLELELKVLADVGLVGFPSVGKSTLLSVITAAKPKIGAYHFTTIVPNLGMVRTKSGESFAVADLPGLIEGASQGVGLGTQFLRHIERTRVILHVLDMSASEGRDPYDDYVAINNELETYNLRLMERPQIIVANKMDMPEAKEHLEEFKKKLAANYDEFEELPQIFPISGIAHQGLENLLEATAELLENTPEFLLYDEDDFQEEEAYYGFHPDEPEFEISRADDASWILSGDKLEKLFTMTNFDRDESVMKFARQLRGMGVDEALRARGAKDGDIVRIGKFEFEFVD, encoded by the coding sequence ATGAGTATGTTTTTAGATACTGCTAAGATTAAGGTCAAGGCAGGTAAGGGAGGCGATGGGATGGTTGCCTTCCGTCGTGAAAAGTATGTACCAAATGGCGGTCCTTGGGGCGGTGACGGTGGTCATGGTGGGAATGTTATCTTTGTTGTAGATGAAGGCTTGCGTACCCTAATGGACTTCCGTTACAACCGTCGCTTTAAGGCTGACGATGGCGAAAAGGGGATGACCAAGGGCATGCATGGTCGTGGTGCGGAAGATTTAATTGTTCGTGTACCGCAAGGAACAACTGTGCGTGATGCTGATACAGGAAAAATTATTACAGACTTGGTTGAGAATGGGCAGGAATTCGTTATTGCCCACGGTGGTCGTGGTGGTCGAGGAAATATTCGCTTTGCGACACCTAAGAACCCAGCACCAGAGATTTCTGAAAATGGGGAACCTGGTGAGGAGCGGAACCTTGAATTGGAATTAAAAGTCCTTGCTGATGTTGGTCTAGTTGGTTTTCCATCTGTCGGGAAGTCAACTCTCCTCAGTGTGATTACAGCAGCTAAACCTAAGATAGGTGCCTACCATTTTACAACCATTGTTCCCAACTTAGGAATGGTGCGGACCAAGTCCGGCGAATCATTTGCAGTGGCAGATTTACCTGGTTTGATTGAAGGTGCTAGTCAAGGTGTTGGGTTGGGAACGCAATTCCTGCGTCACATCGAGCGGACACGTGTTATCTTGCATGTTTTGGATATGTCCGCTAGTGAAGGTCGGGATCCTTATGATGACTATGTGGCCATCAACAATGAGTTGGAAACTTATAATCTTCGTTTAATGGAGCGCCCTCAAATTATTGTTGCCAATAAGATGGACATGCCAGAGGCAAAGGAACATCTGGAAGAGTTCAAGAAAAAATTAGCAGCCAACTATGATGAGTTTGAAGAATTGCCACAGATTTTCCCAATTTCTGGTATTGCTCATCAAGGTCTGGAAAATCTACTAGAAGCAACAGCAGAATTGCTTGAAAATACACCAGAGTTCCTGCTTTATGATGAAGATGACTTTCAAGAGGAAGAAGCATATTATGGCTTTCATCCTGATGAACCAGAATTTGAGATCAGTCGTGCAGATGATGCAAGTTGGATTCTATCTGGTGACAAGTTGGAAAAACTCTTTACAATGACCAACTTCGATCGCGATGAGTCAGTCATGAAATTTGCTCGCCAGTTACGTGGCATGGGTGTTGATGAAGCTCTTCGAGCGCGTGGAGCCAAGGATGGGGATATCGTCCGTATTGGCAAATTTGAATTTGAGTTTGTGGACTGA
- a CDS encoding DUF4044 domain-containing protein: protein MAFGEEKHKKSTFEIVTLVIVVVMVVATLAGLILPAINALMN, encoded by the coding sequence ATGGCTTTTGGTGAAGAAAAACACAAGAAATCAACATTTGAAATAGTTACTTTAGTAATTGTTGTCGTGATGGTAGTCGCGACATTAGCAGGCTTGATTTTACCAGCAATCAATGCATTGATGAATTAA
- the uvrC gene encoding excinuclease ABC subunit UvrC gives MNEIIKHKLELLPDSPGCYLHKNKYGKIIYVGKAKNLRSRVRSYFRGAHDTKTEALVSEIADFEFIVTDSNIEALLLEINLIQENKPRYNIMLKDDKSYPFIKITKERHPRLMITRQIKKDGGQYFGPYPDVGAANQTLKLLERLYPFRKCKLPENKYCMYYHLGQCLAHGDKMPSLSDYNKMSKEVAQFLTGHDDKIVKQVQEKMKVAATNLEFERAAEYRDILQSISTLRTKQRVMAHDLQNRDVFGYYVDKGWMCVQVFFVRQGKLIERNVNLFPYYNDADEDFLTYIGQFYRDQQHLIPSEVLIPQDIDQEAVEALVDTKVIKPQRGEKKQLINLATKNARVSLEQKFNLLEKNLEKTYGAVENIGQLLGIPTPVRIEAFDNSNIMGTSPVSAMVVFENGVPNKKEYRKYKIKTVEGPDDYASMREVLQRRYSRVLRDGLTPPDLIIIDGGQGQVNIAKQVIEQELGMSIPIAGLQKNDKHQTHELLFGNPLEVVELPRNSQEFFLLHRIQDEVHRFAIDFHRQVRSKNSFSSKLDGIDGLGPKRKQALMKHFKSIGKIQLASVQEIADVGVPYKVAERVKEKMK, from the coding sequence ATGAACGAAATCATTAAACATAAGTTAGAGTTACTTCCAGATAGTCCTGGCTGTTACCTCCATAAAAACAAGTACGGAAAGATTATTTATGTTGGTAAGGCCAAAAACCTGCGTAGTAGGGTGCGGTCTTATTTTCGTGGGGCTCATGATACCAAGACTGAAGCTTTAGTATCTGAAATTGCCGATTTTGAATTTATCGTAACAGATTCCAATATCGAGGCGCTCTTACTGGAAATCAATCTGATTCAGGAAAACAAGCCTCGCTATAACATCATGTTAAAGGATGACAAGTCCTATCCCTTTATCAAAATTACCAAAGAACGTCATCCACGGCTGATGATAACACGGCAGATTAAAAAGGATGGCGGTCAGTATTTTGGTCCCTATCCAGATGTGGGTGCGGCTAACCAGACCCTCAAACTATTGGAGCGTCTGTATCCTTTCCGCAAGTGCAAATTGCCTGAGAACAAGTACTGTATGTATTATCACTTGGGCCAATGTTTGGCCCACGGGGACAAGATGCCTAGTCTTTCTGATTATAATAAGATGAGTAAGGAAGTTGCTCAATTCTTAACAGGACACGATGATAAGATTGTTAAACAGGTGCAAGAAAAAATGAAAGTTGCTGCAACCAATCTTGAATTTGAAAGAGCTGCGGAATATCGAGATATTCTTCAATCTATTTCAACTCTGCGAACCAAGCAACGGGTTATGGCTCATGATTTGCAGAATCGGGATGTCTTTGGTTACTATGTTGACAAGGGATGGATGTGTGTGCAGGTTTTCTTTGTTCGTCAGGGGAAATTGATTGAGCGGAATGTCAATCTTTTTCCATATTATAATGATGCGGATGAAGACTTTTTGACCTACATCGGTCAGTTTTACAGGGACCAGCAACATTTGATTCCCTCAGAGGTCTTGATACCGCAAGATATTGACCAAGAAGCCGTAGAAGCACTGGTAGATACTAAGGTCATCAAGCCTCAGCGTGGCGAGAAGAAGCAACTCATCAATTTGGCAACCAAGAATGCGCGTGTCAGTCTGGAGCAGAAGTTTAATCTTTTGGAGAAAAATCTGGAGAAGACCTACGGTGCTGTAGAAAATATCGGTCAGCTTTTGGGGATTCCGACGCCTGTGCGGATTGAGGCTTTCGATAACTCCAACATTATGGGGACTAGCCCTGTATCGGCCATGGTGGTCTTTGAAAATGGGGTTCCTAATAAAAAAGAATACCGCAAGTATAAGATTAAGACGGTGGAAGGGCCAGATGATTATGCTTCCATGCGGGAAGTTTTGCAGCGGCGGTACAGTCGGGTACTTCGGGACGGTTTGACACCGCCTGATTTGATTATCATTGACGGTGGTCAGGGGCAGGTCAACATTGCTAAGCAGGTCATCGAGCAGGAGTTAGGCATGTCTATACCAATTGCAGGTTTGCAGAAGAATGACAAGCACCAAACCCATGAATTGCTCTTTGGAAATCCGTTGGAAGTAGTTGAGTTGCCACGTAATTCACAGGAATTTTTCCTCCTGCATCGGATTCAGGATGAGGTTCACCGCTTTGCCATTGATTTTCATCGTCAGGTCCGGTCTAAAAATTCTTTCTCATCCAAATTGGATGGTATTGATGGCTTGGGACCAAAACGAAAGCAGGCCTTGATGAAACACTTCAAATCAATTGGAAAAATCCAATTGGCAAGTGTCCAAGAAATTGCAGATGTAGGTGTTCCCTATAAGGTGGCGGAAAGAGTGAAAGAAAAAATGAAATAA
- a CDS encoding ABC transporter ATP-binding protein — MIQFDHVTKAYGETLALDDLNLRIESGEIFGLIGHNGAGKTTTISLLTSIIEATEGLVLVDQLNLAEHRNAIKKRIAYVPDSPDIFLHLTAYEYWNFMGKVYEVPQNLIDERICKLGQLFDMTTRQHETIDSFSHGMRQKTIIIGALISNPDIWILDEPLTGLDPQASFDLKQMMKEHAAAGNTVLFSTHVLSVAEQLCDRIGILRKGRLIFLGSLDELKSQYPDKDLETIYLELAGRQQDKAGEEA, encoded by the coding sequence ATGATACAATTTGACCACGTTACAAAAGCTTATGGCGAAACCCTTGCACTTGACGATCTTAATTTAAGGATTGAGAGTGGAGAGATTTTCGGTTTGATTGGACACAATGGTGCTGGTAAAACAACAACGATTAGTCTATTAACCTCTATTATTGAAGCGACTGAGGGGCTCGTCTTGGTCGATCAGTTAAATTTAGCTGAACACCGCAATGCCATAAAAAAACGTATCGCTTACGTTCCAGACTCTCCAGATATCTTTCTCCACCTAACTGCATACGAGTATTGGAATTTTATGGGTAAAGTCTACGAGGTCCCTCAGAATTTGATTGATGAACGAATCTGCAAATTAGGACAACTGTTCGATATGACAACTCGTCAGCACGAAACCATTGACAGTTTTTCTCATGGTATGCGGCAAAAGACAATTATCATTGGCGCGCTTATTTCCAATCCTGATATTTGGATATTGGATGAACCATTAACTGGACTGGATCCACAGGCTTCCTTTGATTTGAAACAGATGATGAAAGAACATGCAGCTGCTGGCAATACCGTCTTATTCTCAACACATGTATTGTCAGTTGCAGAACAATTATGTGACCGTATCGGAATTCTGCGAAAAGGCCGCTTGATTTTTCTTGGAAGCCTTGACGAATTGAAATCACAATATCCAGATAAGGATTTAGAAACAATTTATCTGGAATTAGCAGGACGCCAACAAGATAAGGCAGGTGAGGAAGCATGA
- a CDS encoding permease — protein sequence MKKSIIWELIKINILYSNPQLLASVKKKQNKKKNASFSAYKSILRQQIFMMIMFAFIYTVFFLGVDYSESVGFFSLQLSIFAIMSIVYGFTGFFSVFYDSKDTKLYLALPLRSQDVFIAKVLSAQGMVLPFLMPCLSLLSITYWQIGGAPALIAVLPSFILLWLFINIINLVLLHFIGQVLRKSSQKTMISTILMTVSTLIAIGAMLFLQSQQIVSLESNGFVNFPKIPIFVGFHYIVSQPLSLETAINFLLPLAITLGLVYYIVKEIMPHYFDQLLEIDAVSGQTRKKKPAKLPSNLQKALVKHHLSTLKDSNLLVQSFVQPVVIGFALYPSVSRFANDGGLSTISPDYFGIAMLIGILLGSMFAGVTTFLGVAMSLEKENYHFIRTLPLSFKQFTIQKFKVIAFVQFLLPTILYFTLAFVLFKVHLLLSIFFTIGLLLSALLVGQIYYWRDQRLLVLNWQNSNQLFGRGSGQWLIAGSILLTMMVGAILVTISIFVANAYNAVYVSAALLTLILVAATLLQVFLHKAYWSKLPQ from the coding sequence ATGAAGAAGTCCATCATCTGGGAATTGATAAAAATTAATATTTTATATTCCAACCCACAACTGCTGGCCTCTGTCAAAAAGAAACAGAATAAAAAGAAAAATGCATCATTTTCAGCCTATAAAAGTATCCTACGGCAACAAATCTTTATGATGATCATGTTCGCTTTTATTTACACTGTTTTCTTTTTAGGCGTAGATTATTCAGAATCAGTTGGATTTTTCTCACTCCAACTTTCCATCTTTGCCATTATGTCGATTGTCTATGGATTCACTGGATTTTTCTCAGTGTTCTACGACAGTAAGGATACAAAATTATACCTCGCTTTGCCACTGCGTTCACAGGACGTATTCATCGCAAAAGTCTTGTCTGCACAAGGCATGGTTCTACCTTTCCTCATGCCCTGTCTTTCTCTTTTATCGATTACCTATTGGCAAATAGGCGGAGCTCCTGCACTCATTGCCGTTTTACCATCATTTATCCTATTGTGGCTGTTCATAAACATTATCAACTTGGTCCTTTTACATTTTATCGGTCAAGTATTGCGTAAAAGTTCACAAAAGACCATGATTTCAACAATCCTGATGACGGTGTCCACACTCATTGCGATTGGTGCAATGCTATTTCTTCAATCTCAACAAATTGTTTCATTAGAATCTAATGGGTTTGTCAACTTCCCAAAAATACCAATTTTTGTAGGATTTCATTACATCGTCAGCCAACCTTTATCACTAGAAACTGCCATCAACTTCCTACTACCGCTCGCAATCACACTTGGCTTAGTATACTATATCGTAAAAGAGATAATGCCTCACTATTTCGATCAGTTATTAGAAATTGATGCCGTTTCTGGCCAAACCCGCAAGAAAAAACCTGCAAAACTACCAAGCAATTTACAAAAAGCCTTGGTAAAACACCATCTATCTACACTGAAAGATAGCAACCTGTTGGTTCAAAGTTTTGTCCAGCCTGTTGTGATTGGTTTTGCATTGTATCCGAGTGTCTCACGATTTGCTAATGACGGAGGATTGAGTACAATATCACCTGATTATTTTGGCATTGCTATGTTAATCGGTATCCTATTAGGAAGTATGTTTGCTGGTGTAACAACATTTTTAGGAGTTGCGATGTCCCTAGAGAAGGAAAATTATCATTTTATCCGTACATTACCTCTCTCCTTTAAACAATTTACTATTCAAAAATTTAAAGTCATTGCATTTGTACAATTCCTACTTCCAACTATTTTATACTTCACCTTAGCCTTTGTGCTATTTAAAGTTCACCTTCTTTTATCCATTTTCTTTACAATAGGGCTTCTACTTTCTGCCCTATTGGTTGGCCAGATTTACTATTGGCGCGATCAACGACTATTAGTTCTCAATTGGCAAAATAGCAATCAATTATTTGGCCGTGGAAGTGGGCAATGGCTGATAGCTGGAAGCATACTCTTGACGATGATGGTTGGTGCTATCTTAGTCACCATCAGCATTTTCGTCGCAAATGCCTATAATGCTGTTTATGTTAGTGCAGCTCTACTAACCCTTATTTTGGTTGCAGCAACCTTACTCCAAGTATTTCTTCACAAGGCATATTGGAGCAAACTACCGCAATAA
- a CDS encoding VOC family protein, which produces MIKAMEVYLVTNGNGLEAIDFYKEALGAFIEQVNLFKDFLPDCPAELENNVMNAQLRLPNGQRFMLSDNSPEMPYTAGDNITVALITDDAETAKVFYDKLSQDAKAINMELQAVPWSPAYGNVTDKFGISWQVNAEVADYGQEYYAEQE; this is translated from the coding sequence ATGATTAAAGCAATGGAAGTATATTTGGTAACAAACGGTAATGGTTTGGAAGCTATTGACTTTTACAAAGAAGCACTCGGTGCATTTATCGAACAAGTGAATTTATTTAAAGATTTCTTGCCAGATTGCCCTGCAGAATTGGAAAATAATGTTATGAATGCTCAGTTACGTTTGCCTAACGGTCAACGTTTCATGTTATCAGACAACAGCCCAGAAATGCCTTATACAGCAGGCGATAACATCACGGTTGCCCTGATAACCGATGACGCAGAAACTGCTAAGGTTTTCTATGACAAATTATCACAAGATGCTAAAGCGATTAATATGGAACTTCAAGCAGTTCCATGGTCACCAGCCTATGGTAATGTAACGGATAAATTTGGTATTTCATGGCAAGTGAATGCTGAGGTTGCAGATTATGGTCAGGAATACTACGCAGAACAAGAATAA
- a CDS encoding D-alanyl-D-alanine carboxypeptidase family protein, with protein MKKYMFGMVCCLVLAGCSQQSNSTKASSSTSTEITEAQTQTTNSSAQSSSTGEETIESSSSETGTSTKATFNGSYYSVQGKYGEVVIANKKHPLAKDYAPGENPEALAAFQQLVADMQAKGFDVSNNYSGFRSYETQATLYQSYVNQEGQAVADTYSARPGYSEHQTGLAFDILDSAGNLLEEPTASKWLADNARLYGFIVRYQPGKESSTGYIAESWHVRYIGQEATDIYQSGLTLEEYYGVPGGDYQE; from the coding sequence ATGAAAAAATACATGTTCGGAATGGTGTGTTGTTTAGTATTAGCTGGTTGTAGCCAGCAGAGTAATTCTACTAAAGCAAGCTCCTCAACATCAACTGAAATTACTGAGGCTCAAACTCAGACAACTAATAGCTCCGCTCAGAGCTCTTCAACGGGAGAAGAAACGATTGAATCTAGTAGTTCGGAAACAGGAACATCCACTAAAGCAACCTTCAATGGTTCTTATTATAGTGTTCAAGGGAAATATGGTGAAGTAGTTATTGCCAATAAGAAACACCCTCTTGCGAAAGACTATGCACCAGGGGAAAATCCAGAAGCACTGGCTGCTTTTCAGCAATTAGTTGCAGACATGCAAGCGAAAGGATTTGATGTTTCAAATAATTACAGTGGCTTCCGGTCATATGAAACCCAGGCCACACTCTACCAATCCTATGTCAATCAAGAAGGACAGGCTGTAGCAGACACTTATTCTGCTCGACCAGGCTATAGTGAGCACCAAACTGGTTTAGCTTTTGATATATTGGATTCTGCTGGCAATTTATTAGAAGAGCCAACAGCTTCAAAATGGCTAGCAGATAACGCTCGTTTGTACGGATTTATAGTACGCTACCAACCAGGAAAGGAAAGTAGTACTGGCTATATTGCAGAATCATGGCATGTTCGCTACATTGGTCAAGAAGCAACGGATATTTATCAATCTGGTTTAACCTTAGAAGAATATTATGGTGTTCCTGGTGGCGATTACCAAGAATAA
- a CDS encoding 50S ribosomal protein L7/L12, producing MALNIENIIAEIKEATILELNDLVKAIEEEFGVTAAAPVAAAAAGPVEEAKDSFDVELTSVGDKKVGVIKVVREITGLGLKEAKELVDGAPAVVKEGVATAEAEEIKAKLEEAGASVTLK from the coding sequence ATGGCATTGAACATTGAAAACATTATTGCTGAAATTAAAGAAGCTACTATCCTTGAGCTTAACGACCTCGTTAAAGCTATCGAAGAAGAATTTGGTGTAACTGCGGCTGCTCCTGTAGCTGCTGCTGCAGCTGGTCCAGTTGAAGAAGCTAAAGATTCATTTGACGTTGAATTGACATCTGTTGGCGACAAAAAAGTTGGCGTTATCAAAGTTGTACGTGAAATCACAGGTCTTGGTCTTAAAGAAGCTAAAGAACTTGTTGATGGTGCACCAGCTGTCGTTAAAGAAGGCGTTGCAACTGCAGAAGCTGAAGAAATCAAAGCTAAACTTGAAGAAGCTGGCGCTTCAGTTACTCTTAAATAA
- a CDS encoding 50S ribosomal protein L10, which produces MSEAIIAKKAELVNDVAEQMKAATSIVVVDSRGLTVEQDTVLRRNLRGAEVEYKVIKNSILRRAAEQAGLEGLAELFVGPSAVAFSNDAVAPAKTIYDFAKTADALEIKGGAVEGKVSSKEEIEALATLPNREGMLSMLLSVLQAPVRNVAYAVKAVAEKEEDAA; this is translated from the coding sequence ATGAGTGAAGCTATTATCGCTAAAAAAGCGGAATTAGTAAATGACGTTGCTGAGCAAATGAAAGCTGCAACATCTATCGTTGTTGTAGACTCTCGTGGTTTGACAGTAGAACAAGATACAGTTCTTCGTCGTAACTTGCGTGGTGCTGAAGTTGAGTACAAAGTTATCAAAAACTCAATCTTGCGTCGTGCTGCTGAGCAAGCTGGTCTTGAAGGTCTTGCGGAATTGTTTGTAGGTCCATCTGCTGTTGCATTCTCAAACGATGCAGTGGCTCCAGCTAAAACAATTTACGATTTCGCGAAAACTGCTGATGCTCTTGAAATCAAAGGTGGAGCTGTAGAAGGTAAAGTTTCTTCTAAAGAAGAAATCGAAGCACTTGCTACATTGCCAAACCGCGAAGGCATGCTTTCTATGTTGCTTTCTGTACTTCAAGCACCAGTTCGCAACGTTGCATACGCTGTCAAAGCTGTTGCAGAAAAAGAAGAAGACGCTGCTTAA
- a CDS encoding type I DNA topoisomerase, which produces MAKKTVSKKKSTTKKNLVIVESPAKAKTIEKYLGKNYRVVASVGHVRDLKKSSMSIDFDNNYEPEYINIRGKGPLINSLKKEAKNAKQVFLASDPDREGEAISWHLAHILGLDENDKNRVVFNEITKDAVKNAFQEPRAINLDLVNAQQARRVLDRIVGYSISPILWKKVKKGLSAGRVQSVALKLIIDRENEISNFKPEEYWTIDGTFKKGSKKFQASFYGLDGKKVKIETNDQVKEILARLDGNDFLVEQVERKERKRNAPLPYTTSTMQMDAANKINFRTRKTMMVAQQLYEGVSLGTGGTQGLITYMRTDSTRISPVAQAQAAEFITERFGSKYSKHSNKVKNASGAQDAHEAIRPSNVNLTPESIAKYLDKDQLRLYTLIWNRFVASQMAAAVFDTMSVRLGQNGVIFAANGSQIKFDGYMAVYNDADKNKMLPEMSEGDTVVRTATTPEQHFTQPPARYSEATLIKTLEENGVGRPSTYAPTIETIQKRYYVKLAAKRFEPTELGEIVNKLIVEFFPDIVNVKFTAEMEQKLDDVEIGKEQWQKVIDGFYQPFKVELSKAEEQMEKIQIKDEPAGFNCDVCGHEMVIKLGRFGKFYACSNFPDCRNTKQITKEIGVTCPVCQKGQVIERKSKRNRLFYGCDRYPECEFTSWDKPVGRSCPKCDHYLVEKKVRGGSKQVVCPNGDYEEEKVK; this is translated from the coding sequence ATGGCTAAAAAAACAGTTAGTAAGAAAAAATCAACAACCAAGAAAAATCTTGTGATTGTGGAGTCGCCTGCCAAGGCGAAAACAATTGAAAAGTATCTTGGGAAAAATTATAGGGTTGTTGCTTCAGTAGGACATGTTCGTGATTTGAAAAAATCGAGTATGTCTATTGACTTTGACAATAATTATGAACCTGAATATATAAATATTCGGGGAAAAGGTCCACTGATCAATTCATTGAAAAAAGAAGCAAAAAATGCCAAACAAGTCTTTTTAGCGAGTGACCCGGACCGTGAAGGGGAGGCTATTTCTTGGCATTTGGCTCACATATTGGGCTTGGATGAAAATGACAAAAACCGTGTTGTCTTCAATGAAATCACAAAAGATGCCGTTAAAAATGCCTTTCAAGAACCGCGTGCTATCAATTTAGATTTAGTAAATGCCCAACAAGCGCGTCGCGTTTTGGACCGAATTGTCGGCTACTCTATTTCTCCCATTCTATGGAAGAAGGTTAAGAAAGGTTTGTCTGCTGGACGTGTCCAATCAGTTGCTCTCAAGCTCATTATTGACCGCGAAAATGAAATTAGTAATTTCAAGCCAGAAGAATACTGGACAATTGACGGAACTTTTAAAAAGGGCAGTAAGAAGTTTCAGGCTTCTTTTTATGGCTTAGATGGTAAGAAGGTCAAAATTGAAACCAACGACCAAGTTAAGGAAATACTTGCTCGTCTGGATGGAAATGACTTCCTTGTCGAGCAGGTTGAACGCAAAGAACGCAAACGAAATGCGCCTTTGCCATACACAACATCCACAATGCAGATGGATGCGGCCAATAAAATCAACTTCCGTACTCGTAAAACCATGATGGTTGCGCAACAATTATACGAAGGGGTAAGTCTTGGTACAGGCGGTACACAAGGTTTGATTACCTATATGCGTACGGATTCAACTCGTATCAGTCCTGTTGCTCAGGCGCAAGCTGCTGAATTTATTACTGAGCGCTTTGGTTCTAAGTATTCAAAACATAGCAATAAAGTCAAAAATGCTAGTGGTGCACAAGATGCCCACGAGGCCATTCGTCCATCAAATGTAAACCTAACACCAGAGTCGATTGCTAAGTACTTGGACAAAGATCAATTACGACTCTATACTCTTATTTGGAATCGTTTTGTAGCTAGTCAGATGGCTGCGGCAGTCTTTGATACGATGAGTGTCCGTTTGGGACAAAATGGCGTTATCTTCGCTGCTAATGGCAGTCAAATCAAGTTTGATGGTTACATGGCTGTTTATAATGATGCTGATAAAAATAAAATGTTACCAGAAATGTCGGAGGGAGACACTGTTGTTAGAACAGCTACAACTCCTGAGCAACATTTCACTCAGCCACCAGCTCGTTATTCAGAAGCCACTTTGATTAAAACCTTGGAAGAAAATGGAGTAGGTCGTCCCTCAACTTATGCACCAACGATTGAAACCATTCAAAAACGGTATTATGTCAAGCTTGCTGCGAAACGATTTGAACCGACAGAGTTGGGTGAAATCGTAAATAAATTGATTGTTGAATTCTTCCCTGATATTGTCAATGTCAAATTTACAGCCGAAATGGAACAAAAATTGGATGATGTAGAAATCGGGAAAGAGCAGTGGCAGAAGGTCATTGATGGTTTCTATCAGCCATTCAAGGTAGAATTATCTAAGGCAGAAGAACAGATGGAAAAAATCCAAATTAAGGATGAACCAGCTGGCTTTAATTGTGATGTCTGTGGACATGAAATGGTTATTAAATTAGGACGTTTTGGAAAATTCTATGCATGTAGCAATTTCCCAGATTGTCGCAATACCAAGCAAATCACTAAAGAAATTGGTGTGACTTGTCCTGTTTGCCAAAAAGGGCAAGTGATTGAACGCAAGAGTAAACGCAATCGTCTTTTCTATGGTTGCGATCGCTACCCAGAGTGTGAATTTACTTCTTGGGACAAGCCAGTCGGGCGTTCTTGTCCGAAGTGTGACCACTATCTCGTAGAGAAAAAAGTTCGTGGTGGTAGTAAACAAGTCGTTTGTCCAAATGGTGATTACGAAGAAGAAAAAGTAAAATAG
- the dprA gene encoding DNA-protecting protein DprA — translation MNNFELFKWKKAGLSNLNINKVLAYQEKQGKKLTLRNVAVVSECKNPILFMENYKNLDTKACREEFNKYPSFSILDDIYPTTLKQIYNPPVLLFYQGDLELLEKSKLAVVGTRNASENGIQSVQKIIKELNNRFVIVSGMARGIDTVAHIASLKNGGQTIAVIGTGLDKVYPKENKELQHYIGKHQLVLTEYEPNAQPLKYHFPERNRIIAGLAEGLVVCEAKIRSGSLITCERALEEGREVYAIPGSIVDGKSDGCHHLIQEGAKCITSGLDILSDYRF, via the coding sequence ATGAATAATTTTGAATTGTTTAAATGGAAAAAAGCAGGCTTGTCCAATCTTAATATTAATAAAGTTTTGGCCTATCAAGAAAAACAAGGTAAAAAATTAACTTTACGGAATGTCGCTGTAGTATCTGAATGTAAAAATCCAATTCTTTTCATGGAAAATTATAAGAATTTAGATACTAAGGCTTGCCGGGAGGAATTTAATAAGTATCCATCTTTTTCAATTTTGGATGATATTTATCCCACAACTTTAAAACAAATTTATAATCCACCAGTTCTCTTATTTTATCAAGGTGATCTTGAATTACTTGAAAAATCAAAATTGGCGGTGGTAGGTACACGCAATGCCAGTGAAAATGGCATTCAATCTGTTCAGAAAATTATCAAAGAACTCAATAATCGCTTTGTCATTGTGAGTGGTATGGCCAGGGGGATTGATACGGTAGCTCATATTGCGAGTTTGAAAAATGGCGGACAAACCATTGCAGTGATTGGAACAGGATTAGATAAGGTATATCCTAAGGAAAACAAGGAGTTACAACACTATATTGGAAAACATCAATTAGTGCTAACAGAGTATGAACCAAATGCCCAGCCTTTAAAATACCATTTCCCCGAACGAAACCGCATTATTGCCGGATTAGCTGAAGGTCTGGTGGTCTGTGAGGCAAAGATACGGTCTGGTAGCTTGATTACTTGCGAACGTGCCTTGGAAGAAGGAAGAGAAGTTTATGCCATTCCTGGTTCTATTGTGGATGGAAAATCAGATGGCTGTCATCATTTGATACAGGAAGGGGCAAAGTGCATTACATCAGGCTTGGACATCCTTTCAGACTATCGATTTTAA